In the Arachis ipaensis cultivar K30076 chromosome B04, Araip1.1, whole genome shotgun sequence genome, NNNNNNNNNNNNNNNNNNNNNNNNNNNNNNNNNNNNNNNNNNNNNNNNNNNNNNNNNNNNNNNNNNNNNNNNNNNNNNNNNNNNNNNNNNNNNNNNNNNNNNNNNNNNNNNNNNNNNNNNNNNNNNNNNNNNNNNNNNNNNNNNNNNNNNNNNNNNNNNNNNNNNNNNNNNNNNNNNNNNNNNNNNNNNNNNNNNNNNNNNNNNNNNNNNNNNNNNNNNNNNNNNNNNNNNNNNNNNNNNNNNNNNNNNNNNNNNNNNNNNNNNNNNNNNNNNNNNNNNNNNNNNNNNNNNNNNNNNNNNNNNNNNNNNNNNNNNNNNNNNNNNNNNNNNNNNNNNNNNNNNNNNNNNNNNNNNNNNNNNNNNNNNNNNNNNNNNNNNNNNNNNNNNNNNNNNNNNNNNNNNNNNNNNNNNNNNNNNNNNNNNNNNNNNNNNNNNNNNNNNNNNNNNNNNNNNNNNNNNNNNNNNNNNNNNNNNNNNNNNNNNNNNNNNNNNNNNNNNNNNNNNNNNNNNNNNNNNNNNNNNNNNNNNNNNNNNNNNNNNNNNNNNNNNNNNNNNNNNNNNNNNNNNNNNNTACtcacaaaaaatataatatttatcaattatttttgtggttttttaaaaatttgaaaggattattttattaataatattttttaaaaaaattttttgtcaGCCACTAAATATTTTAGATATTGAATtgatagtttatttttttttaacctAATTTTGTTGTTTTGGTGATTGTCTGACAATGTATAAATCAATATTCTCTGAGTGGAGGAAGACACTGCGAAGCAGTTGTCCTTCGTTGGGTATGTACATATTTTGTCCCTTCCGCTAAAACTTGGTTCAAATCAATATTTTCCGACTGAAAGAAGACACTGCAGTTGATTGAAGCAGTTGTCCTTCATTGGATATGTACGTATTTTATTCTTTCCGCTAAAATTTGTTCAAATCAATATTCTCTGAATAGAAGAAGACAACAATTGATTGAAGCAGTTGTCCTTCGTTGAGTATGTATGTAATTGAATTGTTTGGTTGGCTGATAAGTCATAATATTCTTTTACTGGCAGGTTCTTCTTTTCAGACATTTTAATGGACCGGGATATATGTTGTGGGGTAGAGCCTGGTACCCGCACTAAATTAATTATGCTTGTATCATCTCTCTACTGCTATGTAATTTTATGGACTCGACTCGTTAGTTATTTTTTATAGTCTTTGTAACGATTTGATTATTCTTGTTGTTTATATATTGTTCATCAGCNNNNNNNNNNNNNNNNNNNNNNNNNNNNNNNNNNNNNNNNNNatttttatgttaaaaattttcaaaaaaataagaatagttcaatttttttttaatttttatttttttaattaatcaaaGTATCAACATcacaatttaaataatttaaaacgtaattttttttcaatttagttatTCATAAATTATCCACTGCATATGCACTATCTACATATTTCTTATACGACAGAAGATTTGAAGCAAGATATGACGTAAGCATGCTTGATTATGCATGTGTAATTATTTAATTACTTTCCTTAGGCTATAGCCATACCATTCATATTCAACTCACGAAATATATGTCACAAACTCTCTCATCTTTATATTCTGAAACTATAAACCTATCAACTCATTGAACATAGTAtccatttgaattttaaatttcatgTAGCTAAACAAACTCTTTTAGGTATTAGGTATATTATACAGCCAGTGTTTCTTCAAGAGAGtgagaaattattaaatttgatttcTTGTACATAATACTGAATAAACATGAAGTTGAAGATGCGTTTAGAACAGAGTTTCAATTAGGTGGTGCTTGATGATTAAATCGACTCGGCTTTAAATATCTATGTTAGTTCAGAagcatatgaaaaagaaaaaaaaaatatattgataaaattaattattctgtTGTTCTTTGTNNNNNNNNNNNNNNNNNNNNNNNNNNNNNNNTtccaaaattttatataaaattataaatttttaaaccaTAAGAATCTAATGGAAAATTGAGTAAAATTATAGAAACTTATCAAAAAACGGATAAAACTTAAATTAACAAAAAGCAACTAAAAAATCTATAAATTTCTAGATCTATTTTTGACATTTTCACTCCTAGGGATGAGAATGGGTCGGTTTGATTCGaatttatggtaaaattagaaccgaacccATTAAAATGTAATTGGTTCGATTTAGTTCAAATTTGTATTTTTGTGTACAtgtatccgaaccaaaccaaactaaTTAAGAAGggattggtttggttcgggtaattgggtactCGATGActttaaaattcattaaaaaaaaactaaatttttatcttaaaatttcaacaagtacaataaacatgtaacattaatagaaataatccaaacatgttaaacaccaaatacattaaaaactaaactcattaaaatccaaacatattaataatgaataatcattgtctaatggaaaagtgatatatattttttaatttttttatttaattaatatatgatcgaatTCACAGATTTGTTCGGGTTTTGCACCCCTAAAatcgatacccgaaccaatcactaacaaaaagAATACTTTTCGcagctttttattttttgtattgtgTATAAGTAGTATTCTTTTAATAATGTAAAAatttagtgtatttttattttgtataaataCTATAAATTTGAAGATtaactataaaaaaatttatccTACACAAATCAAAGACGACAATTTATACTGATCCAGAATTTAAATGCACACCACCTAAAATCTGATCCTCAATTTTTTATTCTCATCCAATTTTAAACCTCCAATTtatagtttttaatttttaaaaaaatgtctaaataataataaatatccaTAAAAAAACACATCAATTTCTCATAACTATACATAATCCACCGCTCTAATTCATTACCAAAAATATTAGCCACTTTTCGCAACCTACAAATTACAAGTGTACACTGCACAGGTCCAAGTGCTTTTCGCACCATGTGGAAAACCTGTGCACGATATACGAAAAATTTACACCATGCAGGCAGCATTTCACTTATTTCACTTTCATATATATTAAAGTTTTACAtattaacaaaatttattatttttttggtcCATATTTAATCAACAAAAATATATGTtatactaaattttaaattttaataatgtaaaaataaattattaaatattaatcaatattaataaataaaaatttacccCAAACCATGCTAACTAAAAATACCTGTATAATTAAAGATGAAACAAGTTTTGGCTTTTGATTATTAATTCTGCATTGAAAAAATTTATTGGACAAGGTGAGTTTTGCAAATTGCGAGTCCCAATGAAATGCAAAACCAGCTAAGCATTTGAAACTATGTGCTCTGCCGTGAGTGAGAAAACATGTTGCCGCCAAAGGTCTATACATCTTGGCTTTCCAAAGCATAGCAATAATAATAGATGATACCAACGATGTTTTCATCTTTATTTGGTTTCAACTTTCAATTAATGTAAATAACAATAGAATTTAATTATGTGTGTGTTAACAATACATACTATTAATATAAATTCCTAAgcattttattataataaatacattcaaaacttaaattttatatttttgagaaaagtattaaattggtctctTATGTTTAAGCGTAATCATTTTTTTAGTTTTGAAGGTTTAAAGTGtattatttgaatccaaaaaagtttcatttaatttcaatgtaGTCTCACTGTAAGGTCGGAGTTATATAATTAATAGAATATCCTACATGACATGACAGTAGTACAATAATaaggtcgataatctggagaacaagttagatgcacaaaatcaaccgtgaaCAGGGACGGTTTTATGTACAATGGTGTGGGGGCAAGCGCCCCACtacaatttgaattttttttagtagtatatgataataagaTTTATTTGTCccattagattattaaatttgaccccacaataattttttactcaacttttagtacttaatcgtcaatttaaaaattttatattagaaatTCATTAGAATGATTAATTCTCAAATTTAAACGAAATTAGTGTTTCTTtttaaaaatcaactcaaaagaatattatttatcttctttttaaattagctttaatttttgcatagcaactgtattaattgaaagaacttttttaactataaatatcaataagagtcgacttctaattgcgttgggaagtggatttctatataattatttagtaatatatataaaaagagagaaattttgatggtagtgttaagagaaaaattatttaattttttaaaatagaaaacctaaaataatagaatttaaaattatatattattatttaaattactattttagtattgtaatttatatattagatattttgaaggctaatcatattttacaataataaaatataatcataacaataatcatgttatatgtacataaaaaataattatttgtataaaatatatattaaaatataaaatacacattaaaaataagttaaacaatacatatatttatacacatatatataatgGTTAAtggataatttaatatttaattttttatatacacatattatttttattataaaaattattatgatGTTATATAAATTTTTCCCCAACTaccaaaattttctggatccgtcactgaCCGTGAATATaacaatacatttatttatcatttttcttccaatttaaatgaaatattttctataaaattaaaagagaatgataaataaatgtattgatgcattcaCGGTTTATTTTGTGCCTCTagagcttgtacttattctctaAATTATCGATCTTGTTCTTGTACTGCTATTATATAAGacattttgttatttatttaactttgacctcaccgTGAGACTATATTAAAGTTAAATGAAAATTTATTGGATTCAAATAAAATACTTTAAATCTTAAAGACCAAAACATGATTACGCCAAAATATAagagaccaatttaatactttaccttatattttttatagatttttttaattaataattttaaaatttattccaaaaatatatgttaactaaacttataaaaatattaaacacaTACATTACTGTGAGTTACTTATCTTAGTAAAAGTTTGGTTTAATATTTTgtggaaattaaaattttttgtcaTAATAATTAGAATTACTTTTGATTTGATGGATATATGAATTATTTAATAGGAATAAGTTTGAAATTAGAGAAATTTTGATGGTAGTGTTAagagaaaaattatttaattttttaaaatataaaacctaaaataatagaattttaaattatatattattatttaaattactattttagtattgtaatttatatattagatattttgaaggctaatcatattttacaataataaaatataatcataacaataatcatgttatatgtacataaaaaataattatttgtataaaatatatattaaaatataaaatacacattaaaaataagttaaacaatacatatatatttacacatatatataatggttaatagataatttaatatttaattttttatatacacatattatttttattataaaaattattatgatGTTATATAAATTTTTCCCCCACTaccaaaattttctggatccgtcactgaCCGTGAATATaacaatacatttatttatcatttttcttccaatttaaatgaaatattttctataaaattaaaagagaatgataaataaatgtattgatgcattcaCGGTTTATTTTGTGCCTCTagagcttgtacttattctctaAATTATCGATCTTGTTCTTGTACTGCTATTATATAAGacattttgttatttatttaactttgacctcaccgTGAGACTATATTAAAGTTAAATGAAAATTTATTGGATTCAAATAAAATACTTTAAATCTTAAAGACCAAAACATGATTACGCCAAAATATAagagaccaatttaatactttaccttatattttttatagatttttttaattaataattttaaaatttattccaaaaatatatgttaactaaacttataaaaatattaaacacaTACATTACTGTGAGTTACTTATCTTAGTAAAAGTTTGGTTTAATATTTTGtggaaattatttttttatgaactaaatctaattaaattaaataataaaatttaaaataatattaattataattaattttattataataaactaatttaattagattttattaaaaaaaattaaatgtgtagaattatattttacaaaattaaaatttaaatttttaagtgAAAACTCAAGTGGAGTTAACTTTACGTAAAGTTAATAATCAAAAgttattagataatttaattaatttgactaaatttttatctaacgataACTATCTGTTGGGAAAATTGTGGGGAGCTTTCGACCACCGGAGAAAATTCGGGGAGAAATCAAGTGAAAGaatataagatgagaagataccaCATCCAAACTCAAAatcttaaggtgtcaagttaatggatttctcatcttataaactcctcactcttccttactTTCTTTAATGTGAGACTAACTTTAACACTTCTCATACTTGCAACACTAACATTATCAACTTCACGTTAAATTGACTCCAGCTGAATTCTCACCAAATTTGTAATGGTGGAAAATGAGAATTCAATTTTTTACTTTAGCCCTCGTACGTGCTGATGATATACGTATAAATAATGCCAAAATGGATGACGTATGCTGTAACAAAGAAGAAGCAAAAAccaatttttatatcaaatgcACTGAACACACACTCCCACTCAACACACTGAACTATCCTCTAAACGTTATAAATTGAGGACGAGAAAACGAAAACAGATACACACCCATACATGCATTATCACATACATACAAACTCTCAACCAGAAATCAAAATGTGCTCCTCTGCCCTTCCTAGTTCTTATCACCATCACCGCTTAACATCGCCACCCAAAACAATTTTCCCATTCCCATCCAAAACAACAACCCACTACTACTCACCCAAACCCGACATTATTAACAATCCGACCCGACCCGCGCTGCGACTGAGCATCAGAGCAAATGCTTCTACGTCGTCGTTCGATGCGTTAGCGGTGGCGACGGAGGAAGCGAATGCGAGCTTGTACGAGGTTCTTGGCGTGCCGGAGTGGGTGGCGGTGGCGGAATTGAAGCAGGCGTACAAGAAGCTTGCGAGGAAGTTCCATCCGGACGTGTCGCCACCGGGTCGGGCTGAAGAGTACACAAGGAGGTTTATTCGTGTGCAGCAGGCCTACGAGACTCTCTCTGATCCCACAATGAGAGAGCTCTATGATAGAGATATGGCTATGGCCGTCAAGTTCCCCTTCTCCTCTCGCTTCGGCCACCGCCGCGCCACCAGCTTCCACCGTCAACATCCCCACCCTCACTGTTACACGGTATTTACATTaactattttcaaaatttaagtatAATTCAAGAGTTACG is a window encoding:
- the LOC107637510 gene encoding chaperone protein dnaJ 20, chloroplastic (The sequence of the model RefSeq protein was modified relative to this genomic sequence to represent the inferred CDS: added 143 bases not found in genome assembly) gives rise to the protein MHYHIHTNSQPEIKMCSSALPSSYHHHRLTSPPKTIFPFPSKTTTHYYSPKPDIINNPTRPALRLSIRANASTSSFDALAVATEEANASLYEVLGVPEWVAVAELKQAYKKLARKFHPDVSPPGRAEEYTRRFIRVQQAYETLSDPTMRELYDRDMAMAVKFPFSSRFGHRRATSFHRQHPHPHCYTVMEQRNEWKTRWESQLSGLKRRSKIKSSGVNNSWAAQMRKINNNGFVE